The Dehalococcoidia bacterium nucleotide sequence CATCTCCGGTGAGGTGGACGTATCGGAGCTGGATATCAATATTCTCCAGGAGAACAATGCATGAAAGCTACCGAAGCCAAGTTTTTGGACTTTATCAAAAAGTCGCCACAGTTTGTCATTCCCATCTATCAACGCACTTATTCATGGACGGAGCGGGAGTGTCGGCAACTCTGGGTCGATATTTTGCGCACAGGCAGCGACGATAAAATTTCGGCCCATTTTGTGGGCTCAATCGTTTATATTGAAAAGGGGCTGTATCATGTAACGAGTCAGTCACCCCTGTTGGTTATCGACGGCCAGCAACGTCTGACCACCATGGCGCTGTTGATTGCAGCAGTAGCCAAGGCGCTGGAGAATCTTCCCGAGGAAGGCCGGGAGCCAGTGGACGGCTTTTCACCACGCAAACTGCGCAATTACTATCTCATCAACCCGGAAGAAGAAGGCGCGAGGCATTACAAACTTATCCTCTCCCAGACCGACCGCGACTCGCTCATTGCTGTTGTCGCAGGAAAAGAGCGCCCCAAAGACTATTCCCGGCGCGTTGCGGAGAACCATGAGCTTTTCGAAGCTTGGATTGACGGCTGTAAAGGTGACTTGACCGCTCTATGCAAAGGCATCGCCAAGCTGGTGGTGGTGGACATCTCGTTGAGCCGGGATCAGGACAATCCTCAGTTAATCTTTGAAAGCATGAACTCCACCGGGCGAGAGCTGACCCAGGCTGACTTAATTCGCAACTTTATTCTGATGGGGTTGATACCGGAACTGCAAGCCCGTCTTTATGAGAACTACTGGCGACCAATGGAATTAGAATTTGGGCAAGAGGCATATGGCACTCACTTCGACAGCTTCATGCGCCATTATTTAACGGTTAAGACCGGTGATATTCCAAGATTAGACGCAGTATACGACGCCTTCAAGGCTCATGCCCGTTCCCCAAAAGTGGCTGAGGCAGGCGTGGAAGCATTAGTGTCTGACATTCGAGCATTTTCACGCTATTTCTGCGCCATGGCGCTGGGGGCCGAACCCGATCCTGACTTGAAAATCGCCTTCCATGATCTACGGGAACTGAAAGTAGACGTGGCCTATCCCTTCCTTTTAGAGCTTTATCACGATTATTTTTGTGGCATTTTGTCAAAGCAAGATTTTTTGGCTGCAATTCGGTTAATCGAGGCGTATGTATTCCGCAGGGCTATCTGTAACATCCCCACCAACTCGCTTAACAAGACCTTTGCGACCTTCACGAAGGTTCTGAAAAAAGATCGCTATCTGGAAAGTATCCAGGCCCATCTTCTTCTGTTGC carries:
- a CDS encoding DUF262 domain-containing protein — its product is MKATEAKFLDFIKKSPQFVIPIYQRTYSWTERECRQLWVDILRTGSDDKISAHFVGSIVYIEKGLYHVTSQSPLLVIDGQQRLTTMALLIAAVAKALENLPEEGREPVDGFSPRKLRNYYLINPEEEGARHYKLILSQTDRDSLIAVVAGKERPKDYSRRVAENHELFEAWIDGCKGDLTALCKGIAKLVVVDISLSRDQDNPQLIFESMNSTGRELTQADLIRNFILMGLIPELQARLYENYWRPMELEFGQEAYGTHFDSFMRHYLTVKTGDIPRLDAVYDAFKAHARSPKVAEAGVEALVSDIRAFSRYFCAMALGAEPDPDLKIAFHDLRELKVDVAYPFLLELYHDYFCGILSKQDFLAAIRLIEAYVFRRAICNIPTNSLNKTFATFTKVLKKDRYLESIQAHLLLLPSYRRIPNDEEFKRELQVRDLYNFRSRSYWLRRLENHGRKERADVAEYTIEHILPQNENLSTAWKEALGAEWARIRETWLHTLGNLTLTGYNSEYSDRPFVEKRNMEGGFKESPLKLNQGLGQLEQWNEETIKARAQSLSEAAVKVWQAPQLKADILEAYRSKSTKPSIYTIEDHPYLSYGSEMYGKNVKELFEALRKEIMKLDPCVIEEFLKLYVAYKAETNFVDVIPQAKRLLLTLNMPFADVNDPRGLCKNVAGLGRWGNGDVEISFASLDDLPYIMGLIRQSFERQMGNGVEQ